In Nasonia vitripennis strain AsymCx chromosome 2, Nvit_psr_1.1, whole genome shotgun sequence, a genomic segment contains:
- the LOC100121970 gene encoding vesicular glutamate transporter 2 has protein sequence MESSERYEESPVYKTTSAYNFRRLADMIPARVVLYMLSFSGFVVSFMMRMDINLAMVSMVKYASSDNVSIILTCDSESNSTAQAMEGDNSSKTERAEGEFDWSPAIQSTIIGSFYWCYILSQVVGGVLTQYFGTKTVFGGSQLLTAICSLLIPTAAEFHYGAIIALRSIQGVASGLTWPAMYAIVGHWIPVVERSRFMSSFQGFSFGIGITYPLAGFLIAHFGWRTVFYTTGSIGALWCVFWYFFAFDTPSSHPRISSQEFQYIQGSVGTVATDLSEGTKVPWKSILTSWPAWSIGITTFGRIWVHYVFIIAGPMYIKTVLGLSIQANGILSGAPFICSYFSSVVFCWVADLLVRKQILSLTNVRKIFTALSQVVPGILVLLIGYLGCNIVMSLLIWFIAVTLITAAYAGAMANIVDIAPNFAGPVLAFAQTIHMTASFVSPIVAGLLTQESQSLDAWRKVFGVTACVACGTYVVYQIFGTADIQPWNYPDQKYPQSVVEDSQPLNDSPSHKAKIVIRRPSNHSVGV, from the exons ATGGAGAGTTCCGAGAG gtACGAAGAATCACCTGTTTATAAAACAACATCTGCTTACAACTTCCGCAGACTCGCAG ACATGATTCCGGCCCGTGTAGTCCTGTACATGCTTTCGTTCTCCGGTTTCGTCGTGTCGTTCATGATGAGGATGGACATAAACCTGGCCATGGTGTCGATGGTGAAATACGCCTCGTCCGACAACGTCTCGATCATTTTGACCTGCGACTCCGAAAGCAACTCGACTGCACAGGCAATGGAAGGCGACAACAGTTCCAAG ACGGAAAGAGCGGAGGGAGAATTTGATTGGAGCCCTGCTATCCAATCGACAATAATTGGATCATTTTACTGGTGCTACATACTTTCCCAAGTAGTAGGCGGGGTACTTACACAATACTTCGGTACAAAGACCGTCTTCGGCGGCTCTCAACTGCTCACGGCCATTTGCAGCCTGCTCATACCAACTGCCGCCGAATTTCATTACGGCGCGATTATTGCACTGCGGAGCATTCAAGGCGTCGCCAGT GGACTGACATGGCCTGCCATGTATGCCATTGTCGGACACTGGATACCTGTCGTCGAACGATCACGCTTCATGTCTTCCTTTCAAG GGTTCAGCTTCGGCATCGGCATCACCTATCCCCTGGCAGGTTTTCTCATCGCCCACTTTGGCTGGCGCACGGTATTCTACACGACCGGTAGTATCGGCGCGCTCTGGTGCGTCTTCTGGTACTTCTTCGCGTTCGATACACCGAGCTCGCATCCGAGGATATCCAGCCAAGAGTTCCAGTACATCCAGGGCAGCGTCGGTACCGTCGCCACCGATCTCTCCGAG GGAACGAAGGTGCCGTGGAAATCGATACTGACATCATGGCCGGCTTGGTCCATAGGCATCACCACCTTCGGCAGAATCTGGGTTCACTACGTCTTCATCATCGCCGGACCCATGTACATCAAAACCGTCCTCGGACTCAGTATTCAGGCC AACGGAATCCTATCCGGTGCGCCTTTTATCTGCAGTTACTTCAGTTCAGTAGTCTTCTGTTGGGTCGCCGATCTGCTCGTTAGAAAGCAAATCCTCTCGCTGACTAACGTCCGAAAGATATTCACTGCGCTTT CTCAGGTCGTTCCGGGAATTCTGGTCCTTCTCATAGGATACCTGGGCTGCAACATTGTGATGTCGCTACTGATTTGGTTCATCGCCGTGACCTTGATTACCGCGGCTTACGCTGGAGCGATGGCCAACATCGTCGATATTGCACCCAACTTTGCCG GTCCCGTATTAGCGTTCGCACAAACTATCCACATGACAGCTAGTTTTGTATCTCCCATAGTAGCTGGACTACTCACCCAAGAAAGC CAATCGCTGGACGCTTGGAGAAAAGTATTCGGCGTGACGGCCTGCGTGGCCTGCGGCACCTACGTGGTCTACCAGATCTTCGGCACGGCTGACATTCAGCCGTGGAACTACCCGGACCAGAAGTACCCGCAGTCGGTGGTCGAGGACTCGCAGCCCCTCAACGACTCGCCGAGCCACAAAGCCAAGATCGTCATCCGTCGACCCAGCAACCACTCGGTCGGCgtctaa